Genomic DNA from uncultured Acetobacterium sp.:
CCGTAATCCCGACCATTTTGGGTCGGTCAGCATATAGTTGCTGGCGTTGATATCGTTGGCGATAATCGCATCGGGATTCCAGGCATAGATCTGTTCCAGAGTAGTCATTGTTTTTTCAGCATCAGTGATCAAGCTGCCACCCTGGGTTGAAACATTGATAACTCCGGCAACGTCGGTAATCTGATTGCTCAGGTCACCTTTGAGATCAGTTCGGGCCGCTTCATTAACCGCGTGGTAAACCCGGAGTCGTGATGCTTCAGGGATTTCACTGACCCGCTGGGAAACCAACTCCAGAGTAGCTTGGAGATAAGCATTATAGCCGACAGCCCGTTCCGGTTGGTTAAAAACATTGCCAGTGACGGTAACGGCTTTTTTTAATCCTTCCAAACTGTTATAATCCACGACCACCCAGGGGATCCCCGCCTTATCGAGTTTTTCCACTTCACCTTCATTGACAGCGGTGCTTTGACGGATCAGAACCAGGTCGGTATTGGTTGCCAGCAGTTCTTCAATATTAATGGCGCCATCCTGAAACGGAACCGAAACCGAGCCGATATCAGGACGTTTATAAGCCATCAGCACATCCCGTTTAATGCCATTGGGGATGCCCACAATTTTATCTTCCTGACCCAGCATGGCCATAATGTGGGCAGTGGAGGCGTAAAGACAGGCTACCCGTTGGGGATCAGTCGGGATGACAACTTTCCGATCCAGACAATCGGTTACGGTTTTTGTTGCAGCTGCTGGGGTGGAATTCTGGGTTTGACAGCCAGGTAAGAGCGTCAGCAACAATAACAAACCAAGCCAAAAAGCGAAGCGATATCTGTTTTTTTTCATCGGGAGACCTTTCTTTTTGAAATACCTGCAAGGGTTCAGTGAATATTCTTCAGTGGCACAATAAACTTCTGATTAATCCCCTCTTCATCGGTTGTTCCGATGCTTGATACAATTTTAAAAACATTTTTCAGATTATCTTTTGTTAAAACTTCAGATGAGCTGCCAATGGCTTCAAATTTTCCGTGGTTCATCAGCGCAACCCGGGTATTTACCCCGGCGTTTTCTAAATAAAAGGCCTGATTTAAAAAATGAGTGGCCATAATAATGGTAAGTCCCTTTTCTTTTACCAGCCAGGTGATGATTTCCAACACCATCAGCTCATGGCAAAAATCCAGGTGGGCGGTGGGTTCATCAAGAACCATGATTTTAGCGTCCTGAGCCAGCGCTCGGGCAATCAGAACCAACTGGAGCTCGCCGCCACTCAACTCGGTATATAATCGATTTTCGAAGCCTTTCAAACCGACCTGGACGAGGCATTCAAGGGCGCGATTGCGCTGGGTGGTGTCCGGTGAAGCGAATAGTTTAGTCGCATAGGTACGGCCCATCACCACGATATCAAGAACGGTATAAGGAAAAGTTTTGGCATGGCTTTGGGGAACATAAGCAATGTTCTGGGCAAATTCTCGGGGTTTGAGTTTATGCAGATCATTGCCGGAAAGGTGAATAGAGCCGGCACTGGGATGATTGATACCTAAGATGCAGTCAATCAGGGTGGTTTTACCACAACCGTTGGGTCCGATGACGCAAAATATTTCGCCGGGATGGACATCAAAGCTGATGTTTTCAAAAATAAGTTGCTGATCATGATAGCCAAAGGATACATTTTCTAAACTCAATAAAGACATTACCAGTTCCTCCCTTTTGTTTTTTTAAGGAGATAAATAAAAAATGGTCCGCCAATCAGTGCGGTGATAATCCCCAAAGGGATTTCGCCGCCGGTGATGGTCCGGCAGAGGGTGTCGCAGAAGATCACAAAGCAGGCACCAAGAGACATGCTTGCCGGAACCACCCATTTATTGTCATTGCCGACCAGCATACGCCCCACGTGGGGAATAATCAGCCCGATCCAACCGACAATCCCGCTGACGCAGACGGCTCCGGCCGTCGCCAAGGTGGCAAAACCGATGATAAACCACTTATTGGCCATGACGTTGATCCCCAGCGTTTTGGCTTCCCGGTCGCCCATCGATAAAACATTGAGACGATAGCGCATCACTAACAGCCCCAACATGCCAAGGATCATCGGAATAAAGGCGAGTAGCACATCAACTGTTTTGGTTGAAGCCAAACTGCCCATTAACCAAAAGGTGATGGCGGGAAGTTGAGTGGCAGTATCGGCCAGGTATTTTAAAAGCGATATCAGAGCCGAAAAAATCGACTGAATAATGGTGCCACCCAGCACCAGGGTGATGGTGGGGGCAGTATTATCGATCCGGCCGGCAAAATAACTGAGCACAACGGCCAGCACCCCAAAGAAAAAAGCAAAAAGCGGGGTTAAAAAAATGTTGTTAAATAACACAATCGCCAGGGCAGCGCCAAAGCCGGCTCCGGCAGAAACCCCGAGAATCCCGCTGGAAACCAGGGGATTGCGAAAAAGTCCCTGAAAGGCTGCCCCGCTGGCGCCCAGAGCGGCGCCAACCAGAGCTCCTAAAACCGCTCTTGGCAAGCGGATTTGCAGAATCACTGCAGTTGTCTCCGGACTTAGGCTGCTGCTTTGGCCCGTGATGCCCTGCCAGAAAGCTAACAGAATATCAGTAAATGAGACATAATACCGACCGACACAAATAGTCCCAAAGAAAAAGATGATGGGAAGAATAATGAGAATGAGGGTGACAATTGTCTTTTTTCGCGGTGACATTTATGCTTTTTTTCGTTTTGTTATCAAAACAACGACCAGGACAATCACAACAACTAAAGCGCCTAAAGCAACCCAGAGAATCATATTAGAACTGGTGCTGGCAGGAGCCACAGTGGTAAAGTTGATTTCCGCAGGGGTTGTTAAGACGGCACCACTTTTGGCAACTAAGGTGGGATCGACTTTTACTGTATAGACAGTGCCTTCTTTTAATGGCTCAGTTGGGGTAACGGTGATAAAATTACGCAGATCCGGTTGGAGCTGATCATCCGCCATCGTTACGTTGGCAGGAACTTGATCAGCTCCGACCCATAAAGTAACCGCTTTAATATTGCCATCGCGGACAGTGGCATAGGCGATGTTCTTACTGAATTCCAGTGTGATTGCTGAATCCACGGGGACGTCCGAGGCATTATTGGCAGGTGTTGCGGTAACCAGTGCCAGCGGTTCGGTACTACCGCCGCCGGAACCGTCGCCACTGCCTGGTGCCGTGGTGGCATCGGTGGTGGTTGTATCCGTGGTGGTTGTATCCGTGGTTGTCGTTTCCGTGCTGGAGCCGCTCCCGCTGCCAGAACCGTTTCCACCGCCGCCGCCAGAGCCATCGCCGCCAGCCGCCATTACGCCGCCGGAAAGGCTGAAGGCCAATAATAAACCCAACAGTAAAGATAAAAGAGATCGCGTCATTTTGCTTTGTTTCATTTCTTTTCCTCCAAACTTTAGTTAGAAAATTTGTTTGTAAAATAAATTGTAAATTTAATCTTCAGGAAACAGTGATTTCATACATTGAATGCCTGTGCCGATAAAACGGCGATAACGACAATTGTAACAGGAAACAATTTCTTCAGCGACCCATTCTTCTTCAACATCCTGTTTAAACGCCGGGCATTTTGAGGCAATTTCATGGCCAAGAATCCAGTCATCAACAGGAAGGTTGACAGGTCTATTCATAAAAGCGTTCTCCCAACTTTCGGATTTCCGATTTTGAAATGGATTGGTAACAATTGGTTTGATCCTGTTTGACGAAAAGCACGTATTGATGATTGTATAAAACCGTTTTAGTTCGGTTGCATATCGATATGGAGACCGCATCATTCAGCGGTTTTTTGTC
This window encodes:
- a CDS encoding ABC transporter substrate-binding protein, with product MKKNRYRFAFWLGLLLLLTLLPGCQTQNSTPAAATKTVTDCLDRKVVIPTDPQRVACLYASTAHIMAMLGQEDKIVGIPNGIKRDVLMAYKRPDIGSVSVPFQDGAINIEELLATNTDLVLIRQSTAVNEGEVEKLDKAGIPWVVVDYNSLEGLKKAVTVTGNVFNQPERAVGYNAYLQATLELVSQRVSEIPEASRLRVYHAVNEAARTDLKGDLSNQITDVAGVINVSTQGGSLITDAEKTMTTLEQIYAWNPDAIIANDINASNYMLTDPKWSGLRAVSSQNVTTLPVGVSRWGHPGSMEPHMAALFIAKHFYPEQFSDIDLSQTTKDYYKQWFNLDLTDADVSAILSGEGMRLAK
- a CDS encoding ABC transporter ATP-binding protein, encoding MSLLSLENVSFGYHDQQLIFENISFDVHPGEIFCVIGPNGCGKTTLIDCILGINHPSAGSIHLSGNDLHKLKPREFAQNIAYVPQSHAKTFPYTVLDIVVMGRTYATKLFASPDTTQRNRALECLVQVGLKGFENRLYTELSGGELQLVLIARALAQDAKIMVLDEPTAHLDFCHELMVLEIITWLVKEKGLTIIMATHFLNQAFYLENAGVNTRVALMNHGKFEAIGSSSEVLTKDNLKNVFKIVSSIGTTDEEGINQKFIVPLKNIH
- a CDS encoding iron ABC transporter permease; the protein is MSPRKKTIVTLILIILPIIFFFGTICVGRYYVSFTDILLAFWQGITGQSSSLSPETTAVILQIRLPRAVLGALVGAALGASGAAFQGLFRNPLVSSGILGVSAGAGFGAALAIVLFNNIFLTPLFAFFFGVLAVVLSYFAGRIDNTAPTITLVLGGTIIQSIFSALISLLKYLADTATQLPAITFWLMGSLASTKTVDVLLAFIPMILGMLGLLVMRYRLNVLSMGDREAKTLGINVMANKWFIIGFATLATAGAVCVSGIVGWIGLIIPHVGRMLVGNDNKWVVPASMSLGACFVIFCDTLCRTITGGEIPLGIITALIGGPFFIYLLKKTKGRNW
- a CDS encoding Ig-like domain-containing protein, encoding MKQSKMTRSLLSLLLGLLLAFSLSGGVMAAGGDGSGGGGGNGSGSGSGSSTETTTTDTTTTDTTTTDATTAPGSGDGSGGGSTEPLALVTATPANNASDVPVDSAITLEFSKNIAYATVRDGNIKAVTLWVGADQVPANVTMADDQLQPDLRNFITVTPTEPLKEGTVYTVKVDPTLVAKSGAVLTTPAEINFTTVAPASTSSNMILWVALGALVVVIVLVVVLITKRKKA